The following are encoded in a window of Candidatus Woesearchaeota archaeon genomic DNA:
- a CDS encoding isoleucine--tRNA ligase, with amino-acid sequence MAIGKYEPLVIEPKILSFWEKHKLREKINKRNKKGKQFYFLDGPPYTSGQIHLGTAWNKALKDCVLRYKRMQGFDVYDRAGYDMHGLPIEHKVEAKFNIKNKDEIPSFGVERYIEECRKFSLENMNLMNKDFQRLGAWMDFDHAYTPITEQSIEAIWWLIKKAHEQKRLYEGERAMSWCSTCATALAKHELEYKNIDDLSVYLKFKLKTTKNKESNEYLVIWTTTPWTIPLNLAAVVHPKFYYAKLKVGNEYWIMAKELVGKVMNEIGAAVYEEVETFLGEKLAGKEYIPPFPDEFTYITDAQKTQKKIYTILLSEEYVNLEDGTGIVHFAPGCGESDYELCIREGIKPFNVLDEYGVYPKEHSTFGGLVAKKDDKEFAQLIDKNNSLIFKARYNHSYAHCWRCHNPIIYRTTKQWFFKIEDLKEQMIHENKTNIHWVPDSAFNAFDAWLVNLRDNSITKQRYWGTPLPVWQCKDCRYFEVLSTKKEIEEKCKIKLKDLHKPWIDEAQYPCKQKTSHGLCKGIMNRIPDVMDVWIDPGCASWISLDYPSQQELFTKLFPADFILEGKDQIRGWFNVLMVCSMLGMRKISFKNVYMHGFVQDSLGRKMSKSLGNVISPSEVIDKYGVDTFRFYAIGGAKPMLDLNYNFEDMKIKNKNLDVFWNLHKLLIDMKTAHNLELLPLDRKEKKELDLEDRYILSRLHATIKKVTEKYDQYLINEIPWIIEELFLELSRTYIQTIRDRFALGEKEIKQVVLRVFYHVYFDCLKMFATVCPFVSEEIYQNLKEIFKLKEQSIHESVWPAYDEKQIDEKLEREFVVAKDTMQSILSAREKAQLGVRWPLKKVVIVTMDEEIKSILTFMESIIATQTNVKFIEIVKSFDKMSIKVKPNYKSLGPTFGNDVPKIISALLTENEHTLIKHIDKEGSFKLKVGAKTFNVTKDHLVFEKTLPANYISAEYKYGDLLIDIERTPELDGEGYSREIIRRVQEMRKKQGLQRQNLIKLSISTDENLCALMSSMAKEIKE; translated from the coding sequence ATGGCAATAGGGAAATATGAACCATTAGTAATTGAGCCAAAAATTCTCAGTTTTTGGGAAAAGCATAAACTCAGGGAAAAAATCAATAAGAGAAATAAAAAGGGAAAACAGTTCTATTTTCTAGATGGTCCTCCCTACACCTCAGGTCAAATACATTTGGGAACAGCTTGGAATAAGGCATTGAAAGACTGTGTTCTGAGATACAAGCGAATGCAGGGATTTGATGTTTATGATCGTGCAGGTTATGACATGCATGGATTGCCGATTGAGCATAAAGTAGAGGCAAAGTTTAATATCAAAAACAAAGATGAAATTCCTTCATTTGGTGTTGAAAGATATATCGAAGAATGCAGAAAATTCTCTTTGGAAAATATGAACTTAATGAACAAAGATTTCCAGCGTCTTGGTGCGTGGATGGATTTTGATCATGCATATACTCCTATTACTGAGCAAAGCATTGAAGCAATTTGGTGGCTGATTAAAAAAGCTCATGAGCAAAAAAGATTATATGAAGGAGAACGAGCAATGTCATGGTGCAGCACCTGCGCAACAGCTTTGGCAAAACATGAGTTGGAATATAAAAACATTGATGATCTTTCTGTTTATTTAAAATTCAAACTTAAAACTACTAAGAATAAAGAGTCGAACGAATACTTAGTTATCTGGACAACAACTCCATGGACTATTCCTTTGAACTTAGCAGCTGTAGTCCATCCAAAATTCTATTATGCTAAACTAAAAGTAGGCAATGAATATTGGATTATGGCTAAAGAATTAGTTGGAAAAGTGATGAATGAAATAGGCGCAGCAGTGTATGAAGAAGTTGAAACATTCTTAGGCGAAAAACTAGCTGGTAAAGAATATATTCCTCCATTTCCCGATGAATTTACCTATATTACCGATGCTCAAAAAACACAAAAGAAAATTTACACGATACTTCTTTCAGAGGAATATGTTAATTTAGAAGATGGAACAGGGATTGTGCATTTTGCTCCTGGATGCGGAGAATCTGATTATGAACTTTGTATTAGAGAAGGGATAAAGCCATTTAATGTTCTTGATGAATATGGAGTATATCCAAAAGAGCATTCAACATTTGGCGGTTTAGTTGCAAAAAAAGATGACAAAGAATTTGCGCAGCTTATCGATAAGAATAATTCTCTTATATTTAAGGCAAGATACAACCACAGTTATGCGCATTGCTGGCGCTGCCATAATCCTATTATCTATCGAACAACCAAACAGTGGTTCTTTAAAATTGAAGACTTAAAAGAACAGATGATTCATGAGAACAAGACTAATATTCATTGGGTGCCTGATAGTGCATTCAATGCATTTGATGCATGGTTAGTTAACTTGCGGGATAATTCTATCACTAAACAGCGATATTGGGGAACACCATTGCCTGTTTGGCAGTGCAAAGATTGCCGTTATTTTGAAGTCTTATCAACAAAAAAAGAAATTGAAGAGAAATGCAAAATAAAACTAAAAGATCTTCATAAGCCATGGATTGATGAAGCTCAATATCCTTGCAAGCAAAAAACATCGCATGGTTTGTGCAAAGGAATCATGAATAGAATTCCAGATGTCATGGATGTATGGATTGATCCTGGCTGCGCATCATGGATAAGTTTGGATTATCCTTCTCAACAAGAGCTTTTTACAAAATTATTTCCTGCAGATTTTATTCTTGAAGGAAAAGACCAAATCAGAGGATGGTTTAATGTCTTGATGGTTTGCTCAATGTTAGGAATGAGAAAAATATCTTTCAAAAATGTGTATATGCATGGTTTTGTCCAGGATTCTTTAGGACGAAAAATGTCAAAGTCTCTCGGCAATGTTATTTCACCCAGTGAAGTGATTGACAAATATGGCGTTGATACTTTTAGGTTTTATGCAATTGGCGGCGCAAAGCCAATGCTGGATTTAAATTATAATTTTGAAGATATGAAAATAAAAAATAAAAATTTAGATGTATTTTGGAATCTCCATAAACTGTTAATTGACATGAAGACTGCCCATAATCTTGAACTTCTTCCTCTGGATAGAAAGGAAAAGAAAGAGCTTGATTTAGAAGATAGGTACATTCTTTCACGGCTTCATGCTACTATTAAAAAAGTCACAGAAAAATATGACCAATATCTGATTAATGAAATTCCATGGATTATTGAAGAATTATTTTTAGAATTGTCAAGAACTTACATTCAAACCATCAGGGATAGATTTGCATTAGGTGAAAAAGAAATAAAGCAAGTAGTTTTACGTGTATTCTACCACGTATATTTTGATTGTTTAAAGATGTTTGCAACAGTTTGTCCTTTTGTTAGTGAAGAGATTTATCAAAACCTTAAAGAAATATTCAAGCTCAAAGAACAAAGTATTCACGAAAGTGTTTGGCCAGCATATGATGAAAAACAAATTGATGAAAAACTCGAGCGGGAATTTGTCGTTGCTAAAGATACTATGCAGAGTATTTTATCTGCCCGAGAAAAAGCGCAATTAGGTGTGCGATGGCCATTGAAAAAAGTCGTTATCGTCACTATGGATGAAGAAATAAAGTCGATACTTACCTTTATGGAATCAATTATAGCAACTCAGACCAATGTAAAATTTATTGAAATAGTGAAAAGCTTTGACAAGATGAGTATTAAAGTAAAGCCTAATTATAAATCACTTGGTCCAACATTTGGCAATGATGTTCCAAAAATTATTTCAGCATTATTAACAGAAAATGAACATACTCTTATCAAACATATTGACAAAGAAGGTTCTTTTAAGTTAAAGGTTGGAGCTAAAACCTTTAACGTAACTAAAGATCATCTTGTTTTTGAAAAAACGCTTCCAGCAAATTATATTTCAGCAGAGTATAAATATGGTGATTTATTAATTGACATTGAAAGAACGCCAGAACTCGATGGTGAAGGCTATAGCAGGGAAATAATACGGCGTGTCCAGGAAATGAGAAAAAAACAAGGTTTGCAAAGACAGAATTTGATTAAACTAAGTATTTCTACTGATGAAAACCTATGTGCCTTAATGTCTTCAATGGCAAAAGAAATCAAAGAATAG
- a CDS encoding CfrBI family restriction endonuclease — protein sequence MTLTEQVAKNIIKKLMDGEDYRIEIVTLINAEFLQYTVDFFKKIIDAKLKNKDITVDWYKKEFLNKNLPAEDIAINSGLNKKTISNMYNSATKEIVIEASNEHYDTLYQTIQSLVDGEEGLNITLTLKFKGVSVDLNVAESLIVINTLAVKRAALRGGLWSTAGKRVEKPLMLTLCELYGVTEKNYKIKVKSKIQTDEDFEREIDFYLSNKGTDFLCEVKLMGKGNPESADAVIARDSSVFVADKLSDTNKKQLNSLKVGWVELRDKDGYKRFNKVLEDLGIPHKEFKGDANKELDKIFAKIFNK from the coding sequence ATAACATTAACTGAACAAGTCGCCAAAAATATAATAAAGAAACTAATGGATGGGGAAGATTACAGAATTGAAATAGTCACACTAATCAATGCAGAATTTTTACAATATACTGTTGACTTCTTTAAAAAAATTATTGATGCAAAATTGAAAAACAAAGATATAACTGTTGATTGGTATAAAAAAGAATTTCTTAATAAAAATCTTCCTGCTGAAGATATAGCAATTAATTCGGGTCTTAACAAAAAAACAATTTCTAATATGTACAATTCTGCAACAAAAGAGATAGTTATAGAAGCCTCAAATGAACATTACGATACACTTTATCAAACAATACAATCCTTAGTAGATGGTGAAGAAGGATTAAACATCACCCTTACTCTAAAATTTAAAGGAGTAAGCGTAGACTTAAATGTTGCTGAAAGTTTAATAGTTATAAATACTTTAGCAGTCAAACGAGCGGCACTTAGGGGTGGGCTTTGGAGTACAGCCGGAAAAAGAGTCGAAAAACCACTTATGTTAACATTATGTGAATTATATGGTGTAACTGAAAAAAATTACAAAATAAAAGTAAAAAGCAAAATACAAACTGATGAAGATTTTGAAAGAGAGATTGATTTTTATTTAAGCAATAAAGGTACAGATTTTCTTTGTGAAGTGAAATTAATGGGAAAAGGAAATCCAGAAAGTGCAGATGCGGTTATCGCAAGAGATAGTTCTGTTTTTGTTGCTGATAAATTATCTGATACAAATAAAAAACAATTGAATAGTCTTAAAGTGGGATGGGTTGAATTGAGAGATAAGGACGGATATAAGAGATTTAATAAAGTTTTAGAAGATTTAGGAATACCTCATAAAGAATTTAAGGGAGACGCGAATAAAGAGCTAGATAAAATATTTGCAAAGATCTTTAACAAATAA